A genome region from Anopheles stephensi strain Indian chromosome 2, UCI_ANSTEP_V1.0, whole genome shotgun sequence includes the following:
- the LOC118505064 gene encoding steroid hormone receptor ERR2-like isoform X2, giving the protein MMAGDGTSARIKQELIETSCCSPSPSSVGSLSQTNILYGNSPTGKMDFKCSSNNNDTHLTELHGSGGGGAGGSSGNGKPQSPGSPDRQFCSSTTSAIGDFGSDGTNHDTIKEELPRRLCLVCGDVASGFHYGVASCEACKAFFKRTIQGNIEYTCPASNDCEINKRRRKACQACRFRKCLLMGMLKEGVRLDRVRGGRQKYRRNPCSNPYQMQIIQSNQQYTAQTLEDIKILEVLSSFEPDPLSIGGGSDMVATGEERNGTGQTSSSSFSSASSSSSSTSSTGSNSPGATAAAADSGLDRMVIGSDAQEILSVLSDIYDKELVGVIGWAKQIPGFTDLPLNDQMRLLQVSWAELLTLMLAYRSIPFDGRLYFATDFWLDERSAKECGALDLYNHLAQITQRLEKISATKEEYYLLKALSLSNCDIRLDNYSALKKIRDSILYALNDCVLLIRQHQAVSHQQQLLLLLPSLRQADHIIRKFWTNVHIEGNVTMNKLFVEMLESVSR; this is encoded by the exons ATGATGGCAGGCGACGGAACGTCAGCACGGATCAAACAGGAACTGATTGAAACATCCTGCTGCAGCCCGTCCCCATCGTCGGTCGGTAGCTTATCCCAAACCAACATACTGTACGGCAATTCACCCACGGGAAAG ATGGACTTCAAATGCAGTAGCAATAACAACGACACACATCTCACAGAGCTGCACggtagcggtggtggtggtgccggcgGAAGCAGTGGCAACGGGAAACCACAGTCGCCCGGCTCGCCGGATCGTCAGTTCTGCAGCTCAACTACCTCCGCCATCGGGGACTTTGGCAGCGATGGCACGAACCACGACACGATCAAGGAGGAGCTGCCGCGACGATTGTGCCTGGTGTGTGGGGACGTTGCCAGTGGCTTCCACTACGGCGTTGCCAGCTGTGAAGCATgtaaagcatttttcaaacgtACCATTCAAG GAAACATCGAGTACACCTGTCCCGCGAGTAACGACTGTGAAATAAACAAACGGCGACGGAAAGCGTGCCAAGCGTGCCGGTTCCGCAAGTGTCTGCTGATGGGCATGCTCAAGGAAGGGGTGCGGCTGGATCGGGTGCGGGGTGGCCGGCAAAAGTATCGCCGCAATCCGTGCTCGAACCCGTACCAGATGCAGATCATACAGTCGAACCAGCAGTACACGGCCCAAACGCTGGAAGACATCAAGATCCTGGAAGTATTATCTTCGTTCGAGCCGGATCCACTGTCGATCGGCGGTGGCAGCGATATGGTGGCGACCGGCGAGGAACGCAACGGGACGGGCCAAACGTCCAGCTCGTCGTTCTCCTCCgcatcgtcctcgtcgtcgtcgacgagCAGCACGGGCAGCAACTCGCCCGGCGCTACAGCGGCCGCCGCCGATTCCGGGCTCGACCGGATGGTGATCGGAAGCGATGCGCAGGAAATTTTGAGCGTGCTGAGTGATATTTACGATAAGGAGCTGGTCGGTGTGATTGGCTGGGCGAAGCAGATTCCGGGCTTCACCGATCTGCCGCTGAACGACCAGATGCGGCTGCTGCAGGTGAGCTGGGCCGAGCTGCTGACGCTAATGCTTGCCTACCGCTCGATCCCGTTCGATGGTCGGCTGTACTTTGCCACCGACTTCTGGCTCGACGAGCGATCGGCGAAGGAGTGTGGTGCCCTTGATCTCTATAACCAT CTCGCACAAATCACCCAACGATTGGAAAAGATCTCGGCCACCAAGGAGGAGTACTATCTACTGAAGGCCCTGTCCCTGTCAAATTGTGATATCAGACTGGATAACTACAGTGCGCTCAAGAAAATTCGTGACTCGATACTGTACGCACTCAACGATTGTGTGCTGTTGATAAG GCAACATCAGGCGGTgtcccatcagcagcagctgctactgttgctgccaTCGTTACGGCAAGCGGATCACATTATTCGCAAGTTCTGGACGAATGTGCATATCGAGGGCAACGTAACGATGAACAAGCTGTTTGTCGAAATGCTCGAGTCCGTCTCACGATAA
- the LOC118505064 gene encoding steroid hormone receptor ERR2-like isoform X1, with amino-acid sequence MDTWMQEVVSMMAGDGTSARIKQELIETSCCSPSPSSVGSLSQTNILYGNSPTGKMDFKCSSNNNDTHLTELHGSGGGGAGGSSGNGKPQSPGSPDRQFCSSTTSAIGDFGSDGTNHDTIKEELPRRLCLVCGDVASGFHYGVASCEACKAFFKRTIQGNIEYTCPASNDCEINKRRRKACQACRFRKCLLMGMLKEGVRLDRVRGGRQKYRRNPCSNPYQMQIIQSNQQYTAQTLEDIKILEVLSSFEPDPLSIGGGSDMVATGEERNGTGQTSSSSFSSASSSSSSTSSTGSNSPGATAAAADSGLDRMVIGSDAQEILSVLSDIYDKELVGVIGWAKQIPGFTDLPLNDQMRLLQVSWAELLTLMLAYRSIPFDGRLYFATDFWLDERSAKECGALDLYNHLAQITQRLEKISATKEEYYLLKALSLSNCDIRLDNYSALKKIRDSILYALNDCVLLIRQHQAVSHQQQLLLLLPSLRQADHIIRKFWTNVHIEGNVTMNKLFVEMLESVSR; translated from the exons gtgtcGATGATGGCAGGCGACGGAACGTCAGCACGGATCAAACAGGAACTGATTGAAACATCCTGCTGCAGCCCGTCCCCATCGTCGGTCGGTAGCTTATCCCAAACCAACATACTGTACGGCAATTCACCCACGGGAAAG ATGGACTTCAAATGCAGTAGCAATAACAACGACACACATCTCACAGAGCTGCACggtagcggtggtggtggtgccggcgGAAGCAGTGGCAACGGGAAACCACAGTCGCCCGGCTCGCCGGATCGTCAGTTCTGCAGCTCAACTACCTCCGCCATCGGGGACTTTGGCAGCGATGGCACGAACCACGACACGATCAAGGAGGAGCTGCCGCGACGATTGTGCCTGGTGTGTGGGGACGTTGCCAGTGGCTTCCACTACGGCGTTGCCAGCTGTGAAGCATgtaaagcatttttcaaacgtACCATTCAAG GAAACATCGAGTACACCTGTCCCGCGAGTAACGACTGTGAAATAAACAAACGGCGACGGAAAGCGTGCCAAGCGTGCCGGTTCCGCAAGTGTCTGCTGATGGGCATGCTCAAGGAAGGGGTGCGGCTGGATCGGGTGCGGGGTGGCCGGCAAAAGTATCGCCGCAATCCGTGCTCGAACCCGTACCAGATGCAGATCATACAGTCGAACCAGCAGTACACGGCCCAAACGCTGGAAGACATCAAGATCCTGGAAGTATTATCTTCGTTCGAGCCGGATCCACTGTCGATCGGCGGTGGCAGCGATATGGTGGCGACCGGCGAGGAACGCAACGGGACGGGCCAAACGTCCAGCTCGTCGTTCTCCTCCgcatcgtcctcgtcgtcgtcgacgagCAGCACGGGCAGCAACTCGCCCGGCGCTACAGCGGCCGCCGCCGATTCCGGGCTCGACCGGATGGTGATCGGAAGCGATGCGCAGGAAATTTTGAGCGTGCTGAGTGATATTTACGATAAGGAGCTGGTCGGTGTGATTGGCTGGGCGAAGCAGATTCCGGGCTTCACCGATCTGCCGCTGAACGACCAGATGCGGCTGCTGCAGGTGAGCTGGGCCGAGCTGCTGACGCTAATGCTTGCCTACCGCTCGATCCCGTTCGATGGTCGGCTGTACTTTGCCACCGACTTCTGGCTCGACGAGCGATCGGCGAAGGAGTGTGGTGCCCTTGATCTCTATAACCAT CTCGCACAAATCACCCAACGATTGGAAAAGATCTCGGCCACCAAGGAGGAGTACTATCTACTGAAGGCCCTGTCCCTGTCAAATTGTGATATCAGACTGGATAACTACAGTGCGCTCAAGAAAATTCGTGACTCGATACTGTACGCACTCAACGATTGTGTGCTGTTGATAAG GCAACATCAGGCGGTgtcccatcagcagcagctgctactgttgctgccaTCGTTACGGCAAGCGGATCACATTATTCGCAAGTTCTGGACGAATGTGCATATCGAGGGCAACGTAACGATGAACAAGCTGTTTGTCGAAATGCTCGAGTCCGTCTCACGATAA